From a region of the Mycobacterium sp. SMC-8 genome:
- a CDS encoding mechanosensitive ion channel family protein: MTTDRLLALDLSGTWHGFWEGDTGVWILARGVPIALLLIGGLLAARFINWSAQRITRRIDAQYRESDQLVRTESAKHRQAVASVISWVSVALLFVMVAVQITDILAIPVGSLVAPAAVIGAALGFGAQKLVQDLLAGFFIITERQYGFGDLVQLNVVGAPEPAQGTVEEVTLRVTKLRTSEGEVFTVPNGNIVQSLNMSKDWARAVVDIPVPTSVDLNSVNEVLHRVGERAMQDPELRALLLDTPQLMGVESIQVDTVNLRMVARTLPGKQFEVGRRLRILIIAALAGAGIATQDHTPTVSNISASGDTVGSEAATAGRSEQKS; encoded by the coding sequence ATGACGACTGATCGACTCCTCGCCCTCGACCTCTCCGGCACCTGGCACGGGTTCTGGGAAGGCGACACCGGTGTCTGGATTCTGGCCCGGGGTGTGCCGATCGCGCTGCTGTTGATCGGCGGCCTGCTGGCCGCCAGGTTCATCAACTGGTCCGCACAACGCATCACCCGCCGCATCGACGCCCAGTACCGGGAGAGCGATCAGCTGGTCCGCACCGAGAGCGCCAAGCACCGCCAGGCGGTGGCCTCGGTGATCTCCTGGGTGTCGGTGGCGCTGCTGTTCGTGATGGTGGCCGTGCAGATCACCGACATCCTCGCGATACCCGTCGGGTCACTGGTCGCACCGGCGGCCGTGATCGGCGCCGCTCTCGGCTTCGGCGCTCAGAAGCTGGTGCAGGATCTGCTGGCCGGGTTCTTCATCATCACCGAACGTCAGTACGGCTTCGGCGACCTGGTGCAGCTGAACGTGGTCGGCGCGCCCGAACCGGCCCAGGGCACCGTCGAAGAGGTCACGCTCCGGGTGACCAAACTGCGTACCAGCGAGGGGGAGGTGTTCACCGTCCCCAACGGCAACATCGTCCAATCGTTGAACATGTCCAAGGACTGGGCGCGCGCGGTGGTCGACATCCCGGTGCCCACCTCGGTGGACCTCAACAGCGTCAACGAGGTGCTGCACCGCGTCGGGGAGCGGGCGATGCAGGACCCCGAGCTGCGTGCGCTGCTGCTGGACACGCCCCAGCTGATGGGCGTGGAGAGCATCCAGGTCGACACGGTGAATCTGCGCATGGTCGCCCGGACGCTGCCCGGCAAGCAGTTCGAGGTCGGTCGCCGGTTGCGGATCCTGATCATCGCGGCGCTGGCCGGCGCGGGGATCGCCACGCAGGATCACACTCCGACGGTGAGCAATATCAGTGCCAGCGGCGACACGGTGGGCAGTGAAGCCGCCACTGCCGGGCGATCGGAGCAGAAGTCATGA
- a CDS encoding EamA family transporter, which produces MTGILTALLAAFGYGVSDFVGGIASRRVAALRVVLVSYPVALVLLALVAIPMGGQLSGPAVWWGLLAGLVQAFGVWWFYAALGSGPIAVVSPLTAVLVAGIPVLVGLTLGERPSALAGVGVVLALVAVVLVSRGAEDRDSTPHRFTAKVAWLTVGSGVAFGMNFVVLDQVPTEAKLWPLVLGRLAAAAVVLIAAAMTANLVLERGVPLRLAVFAGALDTVANVATLLALQSSMLSLAGVLIALYPAATVLLAIVVLRERVSRWQAFGMVLALGSVAMIAAN; this is translated from the coding sequence CTGACCGGCATCCTCACCGCGCTGCTCGCCGCGTTCGGCTACGGCGTCAGCGATTTCGTCGGTGGCATCGCCTCGCGGCGGGTGGCCGCACTGCGGGTGGTCCTCGTCTCGTATCCGGTGGCGCTGGTATTGCTGGCGCTGGTCGCCATCCCGATGGGTGGGCAGCTCAGCGGTCCGGCCGTGTGGTGGGGGTTGTTGGCGGGGCTGGTGCAGGCCTTCGGCGTGTGGTGGTTCTACGCGGCGCTGGGCTCGGGCCCGATCGCGGTGGTGTCTCCGCTGACCGCGGTCCTGGTCGCCGGGATCCCGGTGCTGGTGGGCCTCACTCTCGGAGAGCGGCCCAGCGCTCTCGCCGGTGTCGGGGTGGTGCTCGCGTTGGTCGCAGTGGTGCTGGTCAGCCGCGGCGCCGAGGACCGGGACTCCACGCCGCACCGCTTCACCGCGAAGGTCGCCTGGTTGACGGTCGGGTCCGGGGTGGCGTTCGGGATGAATTTCGTCGTTTTGGACCAGGTCCCGACTGAGGCCAAACTGTGGCCGTTGGTGCTCGGCCGGCTCGCGGCGGCCGCGGTGGTGCTGATCGCCGCCGCGATGACCGCGAACCTGGTGCTGGAGCGGGGTGTGCCGCTGCGGCTGGCGGTGTTCGCCGGTGCGCTCGACACCGTCGCGAACGTCGCGACGTTGCTGGCACTCCAGTCGTCGATGTTGTCGCTGGCGGGGGTGTTGATCGCGCTGTACCCGGCCGCGACGGTGCTGCTGGCGATCGTGGTGCTGCGTGAGCGGGTAAGCCGATGGCAGGCGTTCGGCATGGTGCTAGCGCTCGGTTCGGTCGCGATGATCGCGGCCAATTAG
- the ftsE gene encoding cell division ATP-binding protein FtsE, translating into MITLDRVSKQYKSSARPALDNVSVKIDKGEFVFLIGPSGSGKSTFMRLLLAEDHPSSGDIRVSKFHVNKLSGRHIPGLRQVIGCVFQDFRLLQQKTVFENVAFALEVIGKRADTINRVVPEVLEMVGLSGKANRLPAELSGGEQQRVAIARAFVNRPLVLLADEPTGNLDPETSKDIMDLLERINRTGTTVVMATHDHHIVDSMRQRVVELELGRLIRDEQRGVYGMDR; encoded by the coding sequence ATGATCACCCTCGATCGTGTGTCAAAGCAGTACAAGTCGTCGGCGCGTCCGGCGCTCGACAACGTGTCGGTGAAGATCGACAAGGGTGAGTTCGTCTTTCTCATCGGCCCGTCGGGTTCGGGCAAATCCACGTTCATGCGGCTGCTGCTCGCCGAGGACCACCCGTCCTCGGGAGACATCCGGGTCTCGAAGTTCCACGTGAACAAGCTGTCCGGACGTCACATCCCCGGTCTGCGGCAGGTGATCGGGTGCGTGTTCCAGGACTTCCGGCTGCTGCAGCAGAAGACCGTCTTCGAGAACGTCGCCTTCGCGCTCGAGGTGATCGGCAAGCGTGCCGACACCATCAACCGCGTGGTCCCCGAGGTGCTCGAGATGGTCGGGCTGTCCGGCAAGGCCAACCGACTCCCCGCCGAACTGTCGGGAGGTGAGCAGCAGCGGGTCGCGATCGCGCGGGCGTTCGTCAACCGGCCGCTGGTGCTGCTCGCCGACGAGCCCACCGGCAACCTCGACCCGGAAACCAGCAAGGACATCATGGACCTGCTCGAGCGCATCAACCGCACGGGCACGACGGTGGTGATGGCCACCCACGACCACCACATCGTCGACTCGATGCGCCAACGTGTCGTCGAACTCGAACTCGGCCGGCTGATTCGTGACGAACAGCGCGGCGTCTACGGAATGGATCGCTAG
- a CDS encoding cutinase family protein, with product MGLSDRLSGIGRSALAAGVCSFVTLVLAPQAFAQPAPPAPPALPPPGCPDVEVVFARGTTEAPGLGVMGQAFVDDLAARVGDKSVGVYAVDYPASPDFPTAIEGITDASTHVQRVAMDCPDTKLVLAGYSQGAAVMGFVTTELIPDGVSVSEVPEPMPPDIADHVAAVALLGAPSERFMDAIQQPPVTIGTLYEPKTIELCVPNDFVCSTGNDIGAHARYISDGLVVQAADFAASKLAVAQAETATSGN from the coding sequence GTGGGGTTGTCAGATCGTCTCAGTGGTATCGGACGTTCCGCACTCGCCGCGGGGGTCTGCTCATTCGTCACGCTTGTCCTTGCGCCGCAAGCCTTTGCCCAGCCCGCACCGCCCGCGCCGCCTGCTCTGCCGCCGCCTGGATGCCCGGACGTCGAGGTCGTCTTCGCCCGCGGCACCACCGAGGCGCCGGGCCTCGGCGTCATGGGCCAGGCGTTCGTCGACGACCTTGCGGCCCGGGTCGGTGACAAATCGGTCGGGGTGTACGCAGTCGACTATCCGGCCAGTCCTGACTTCCCCACCGCCATCGAGGGCATCACCGACGCCAGCACCCACGTGCAACGGGTGGCGATGGACTGCCCCGACACCAAACTGGTGCTCGCCGGTTACTCGCAGGGTGCGGCGGTGATGGGTTTTGTGACAACGGAATTGATTCCCGATGGCGTCTCGGTGTCGGAGGTTCCGGAGCCGATGCCGCCTGACATCGCCGACCACGTCGCGGCGGTCGCGCTGCTGGGGGCGCCGTCGGAACGGTTCATGGACGCGATCCAGCAGCCGCCGGTGACGATCGGCACGCTGTACGAACCCAAGACCATCGAACTGTGTGTGCCGAACGATTTCGTGTGCTCGACGGGCAACGACATCGGCGCGCATGCCCGCTACATCTCGGACGGTCTGGTGGTGCAGGCCGCCGATTTCGCCGCGAGCAAGCTGGCCGTTGCACAGGCAGAGACCGCGACGTCCGGAAACTGA
- the prfB gene encoding peptide chain release factor 2, with the protein MDPDRQADIAALDATLTTVERVVDVDGLRGRIEQLEKDASDPQLWDDQTRAQKVTSDLSHAQNELRRVEELRSRLEDLPVLYELASEEEGSDADNATVEADAELKKLREDIEAMEVRTLLSGEYDEREAVVTIRSGAGGVDAADWAEMLMRMYIRWAEQRNYPVEVFDTSYAEEAGIKSATFAVHAPFAYGTLSVEQGTHRLVRISPFDNQSRRQTSFADVEVLPVVETTDHIDIPETDLRVDVYRSSGPGGQSVNTTDSAVRLTHLPTGIVVTCQNEKSQLQNKVAAMRVLQAKLLERKRQDERAELDALKGDGGSSWGNQMRSYVLHPYQMVKDLRTEYEVGNPAAVLDGDIDGFLEAGIRWRHQKDDD; encoded by the coding sequence GTGGATCCCGACCGCCAAGCCGACATCGCCGCCCTCGACGCCACCCTGACCACGGTGGAGCGTGTCGTCGACGTCGACGGGCTTCGCGGGCGCATCGAACAGCTGGAGAAGGACGCCTCCGATCCCCAGCTGTGGGACGACCAGACCCGCGCGCAGAAGGTGACCAGCGATCTGTCCCACGCGCAGAACGAACTCCGCCGGGTCGAGGAACTGCGCAGCCGTCTCGAGGATCTGCCGGTGCTCTACGAGCTCGCCTCCGAAGAGGAGGGCAGCGACGCCGACAACGCCACCGTCGAGGCGGACGCCGAACTGAAGAAGCTCCGCGAGGACATCGAGGCCATGGAGGTCCGGACCCTGCTGTCCGGGGAGTACGACGAACGCGAGGCCGTGGTGACGATCCGGTCCGGCGCCGGTGGCGTGGACGCCGCCGACTGGGCCGAGATGCTGATGCGGATGTACATCCGCTGGGCCGAGCAGCGCAACTATCCGGTCGAGGTGTTCGACACCTCCTACGCCGAAGAGGCCGGCATCAAGAGCGCCACCTTCGCGGTGCACGCCCCGTTCGCCTACGGCACCCTGTCGGTGGAGCAGGGCACCCACCGGCTGGTGCGGATCAGCCCGTTCGACAACCAGAGCCGCCGGCAGACGTCGTTCGCCGACGTCGAGGTGCTGCCGGTGGTCGAGACCACCGACCACATCGACATCCCGGAGACCGACCTGCGCGTCGACGTGTACCGCTCCAGCGGCCCGGGCGGACAGTCGGTGAACACCACCGACTCGGCGGTCCGGCTGACACACCTGCCGACCGGCATCGTCGTCACCTGCCAGAACGAGAAGTCGCAGCTGCAGAACAAGGTCGCCGCGATGCGGGTGCTGCAGGCCAAACTGCTGGAGCGCAAACGTCAGGACGAGCGGGCCGAGCTCGACGCGCTCAAGGGCGACGGCGGCAGCTCGTGGGGCAACCAGATGCGCTCCTACGTGTTGCACCCGTACCAGATGGTCAAGGACCTGCGCACCGAGTATGAGGTCGGAAACCCGGCCGCGGTGCTCGACGGAGACATCGACGGCTTCCTGGAGGCCGGCATCCGCTGGCGTCACCAAAAAGATGACGACTGA
- a CDS encoding NYN domain-containing protein, with translation MTESVAARVAVYLDFDNIVISRYDQVNGRNSFQKDKAKPPADGPDRLARATVDVGALIDFASSFGTLVLTRAYADWSADINAGYRGQLVGRAVDLVQLFPAAAYGKNGADIRLAVDAVEDMFRLPDLTHVVIVAGDSDYIALAQRCKRLGRYVVGIGVAGSSSRMLAAACDEFVTYDALPGIPTPEPAAVETTPARRRRSGTAKTSEEPETPDPQAAATGLLTRALRIGLEKDDVDWLHNSAVKAQMKRMDPSFSEKSLGYRSFSDFLRSRSDVVELDESSTTRMVRLAEPQAQNPGAQN, from the coding sequence ATGACCGAATCCGTTGCCGCCCGCGTCGCGGTGTATCTCGACTTCGACAACATCGTCATCTCGCGGTACGACCAGGTCAACGGCCGCAACTCGTTTCAGAAGGACAAGGCCAAACCGCCCGCCGACGGGCCGGACAGGCTGGCTCGCGCGACCGTCGACGTCGGCGCCCTCATCGACTTCGCCTCGTCTTTCGGGACGCTGGTGCTCACGCGCGCCTACGCCGACTGGTCGGCCGACATCAACGCCGGCTACCGCGGCCAACTGGTCGGTCGCGCGGTCGACCTCGTCCAGTTGTTCCCGGCGGCGGCCTACGGGAAGAACGGTGCCGACATCCGGCTGGCCGTCGACGCGGTCGAGGACATGTTCCGCCTGCCCGACCTGACCCATGTCGTCATCGTCGCCGGCGACTCCGATTACATCGCGCTCGCCCAGCGGTGTAAACGCCTGGGCCGCTATGTCGTCGGCATCGGGGTTGCCGGCTCGTCGAGCCGCATGCTGGCCGCGGCATGCGACGAGTTCGTCACCTACGATGCGCTGCCCGGCATACCCACGCCCGAGCCGGCGGCAGTCGAAACGACGCCGGCACGGCGGAGACGGTCCGGAACTGCCAAGACCTCCGAGGAGCCTGAGACGCCGGATCCGCAGGCGGCGGCCACCGGGCTGCTGACCCGCGCGCTGCGGATCGGGCTGGAGAAGGACGATGTCGACTGGCTGCACAACTCGGCGGTCAAGGCGCAGATGAAACGCATGGATCCCTCGTTCAGTGAGAAGTCGCTGGGCTACCGCTCGTTCAGCGACTTCCTGCGCTCCAGATCCGACGTCGTGGAGCTGGACGAGAGTTCGACGACCAGGATGGTGCGACTGGCCGAGCCCCAGGCCCAGAACCCTGGGGCCCAGAACTAA
- a CDS encoding FAD-dependent oxidoreductase, whose translation MPPLRPYYVAVVGAGPSGYFAAASLLKYGGSGENRDVRVDMLEMLPTPWGLVRSGVAPDHPKIKSISAQFEKTSLDPRFRFFGNIVVGDHVHPAELAERYDAVIYATGAQSDRALGIPGEDLPGSVAAVDFVGWYNAHPHFVEMTPDVSGGRAVVVGNGNVAIDVARILVSDPDLLAETDIADHALESLRPRGVEEVLIIGRRGPLQAPFTTLELRELGDLEALGDVDIVIDPDDFADITDEDLEAAGKTVRNNIKVLRGYAEATPKGARRRIVFRFKTSPIEIKGDGRVESIVLGRNELISGPDGRVTAKDTGEREEVPAQLVVRAVGYRGLPTPGLPFDERAGTIPHTDGRIDGSRNEYVVGWIKRGPTGVIGSNKKDSADTVETLLADLADAELAEFQPDHLDTVQRWLLERQPKLVTTDHWKLIDEHERTAGQGSGRPRVKLTSVEELLRIGHG comes from the coding sequence ATGCCCCCTTTGCGGCCCTACTACGTGGCCGTCGTCGGCGCCGGACCCTCCGGGTACTTCGCCGCGGCGTCCCTGCTCAAGTACGGCGGGTCCGGTGAGAACCGCGACGTCCGAGTCGACATGCTGGAAATGCTGCCGACGCCGTGGGGACTGGTGCGGTCCGGGGTCGCCCCGGACCACCCCAAAATCAAGTCGATCAGCGCCCAGTTCGAGAAGACGTCGCTGGACCCGCGATTCCGGTTCTTCGGAAACATCGTCGTCGGCGATCACGTGCACCCCGCTGAGCTGGCCGAGCGCTACGACGCGGTGATCTACGCGACCGGTGCGCAATCCGACCGCGCGCTCGGGATCCCCGGTGAGGACCTGCCCGGCAGCGTCGCCGCGGTGGACTTCGTCGGCTGGTACAACGCCCACCCCCATTTCGTGGAGATGACACCGGATGTGTCGGGTGGCCGTGCGGTGGTGGTGGGCAACGGCAACGTCGCTATCGACGTGGCCCGGATCCTGGTCAGTGACCCCGACCTGCTGGCCGAGACCGACATCGCCGATCACGCGCTGGAGTCGTTGCGACCCCGCGGTGTCGAAGAGGTGCTGATCATCGGCCGGCGCGGTCCGCTGCAGGCGCCTTTCACCACGCTGGAGCTGCGCGAGCTCGGGGACCTGGAAGCGCTCGGTGACGTCGACATCGTGATCGACCCCGACGATTTCGCCGACATCACCGACGAGGATCTCGAAGCCGCCGGGAAGACGGTGCGCAACAACATCAAGGTGCTGCGCGGATATGCCGAAGCGACACCGAAGGGTGCGCGGCGCCGGATCGTGTTCCGGTTCAAGACCTCACCGATCGAGATCAAGGGCGACGGCAGGGTGGAGTCGATCGTGCTGGGCCGCAACGAACTGATCAGCGGCCCCGACGGGCGGGTGACGGCAAAGGACACCGGCGAGCGCGAGGAGGTGCCGGCGCAGCTGGTGGTGCGGGCCGTCGGATACCGCGGGTTGCCGACGCCCGGTCTCCCGTTCGACGAGCGGGCGGGCACGATTCCGCACACCGACGGCCGGATCGACGGGAGCCGCAATGAATACGTGGTGGGCTGGATCAAACGCGGGCCCACCGGCGTCATCGGCAGCAACAAGAAGGACTCCGCCGACACCGTCGAGACGCTGCTGGCCGATCTGGCGGACGCCGAACTCGCGGAGTTCCAGCCCGATCACCTCGATACCGTGCAGCGCTGGCTGCTGGAGCGTCAGCCGAAGCTGGTGACCACCGATCACTGGAAGTTGATCGACGAGCACGAACGGACCGCGGGTCAGGGCTCGGGACGGCCGCGGGTCAAGCTGACCAGCGTCGAGGAGCTGCTCCGCATCGGGCACGGCTGA
- the ftsX gene encoding permease-like cell division protein FtsX gives MRFGFLVNEVLTGLRRNVTMTVAMILTTAISIGLFGGGMLIVRLADQSRAIYLDRVESQVFLTNDVSANDPTCDADPCKALRKTIEDRDDVRSVRFLNRDEAYDDAIRKFPQYKDVAGRDAFPASFVVKLDDPEQHEDFDDAIRGQPGVQNVLNQKDLIDRLFAVLDGISNAAFAVALVQAIGAVLLIANMVQVAAYTRRTEIGIMRLVGATRWYTQLPFLVEAMLAAFIGVVIAIVGLILVRALFLENALDQFYQANLIAKVDYADILYYSAPWMLFLGLAMSGITAYVTLRLYVRR, from the coding sequence GTGCGTTTCGGCTTTCTCGTCAACGAAGTTCTGACCGGGCTTCGCCGCAACGTGACCATGACGGTCGCGATGATCCTCACCACCGCGATCTCGATCGGGCTGTTCGGTGGTGGCATGCTGATCGTCCGGCTCGCCGATCAGTCCCGCGCGATCTATCTGGACCGGGTGGAGAGCCAGGTCTTCCTCACCAACGACGTGTCGGCCAACGACCCGACGTGTGATGCGGACCCGTGCAAGGCGCTGCGGAAGACCATCGAGGACCGCGACGACGTCCGCTCGGTGCGGTTCCTCAACCGCGACGAGGCCTACGACGACGCGATCCGGAAGTTCCCGCAGTACAAGGACGTCGCCGGTCGCGACGCGTTCCCGGCGTCGTTCGTGGTGAAGCTCGACGACCCCGAGCAGCACGAGGACTTCGACGACGCGATCCGCGGTCAGCCCGGAGTGCAGAACGTGCTCAACCAGAAGGACCTGATCGACCGGCTCTTCGCGGTCCTCGACGGCATCAGTAACGCGGCATTCGCGGTGGCGCTGGTGCAGGCGATCGGCGCGGTGCTCCTGATCGCGAACATGGTCCAGGTCGCGGCCTACACCAGGCGCACCGAGATCGGCATCATGCGACTGGTCGGGGCCACCCGCTGGTATACCCAGCTGCCGTTCCTGGTGGAAGCGATGCTCGCCGCGTTCATCGGTGTGGTCATCGCGATCGTCGGGCTGATCCTGGTGCGCGCGCTGTTCCTGGAGAACGCGCTCGACCAGTTCTACCAAGCGAACCTGATCGCCAAGGTCGACTATGCCGACATCCTGTACTACAGCGCTCCGTGGATGCTGTTCCTCGGTCTCGCCATGTCGGGTATCACGGCGTACGTCACACTGCGGCTCTACGTGCGACGGTAG
- the smpB gene encoding SsrA-binding protein SmpB, with product MAKKTKAVKDSNNQVVATNRKARHNYSILETFEAGIALMGTEVKSLREGQASLADAFATVDDGEIWLRNLHIPEYHHGTWTNHAPRRNRKLLLHRREIDNLVGKIRDGNLTLVPLSLYFTGGKVKVELALARGKQAHDKRQDMARRDAQREVTRELGRRVKGITS from the coding sequence GTGGCCAAGAAGACCAAGGCCGTCAAGGACAGCAACAACCAGGTCGTCGCGACCAATCGCAAGGCGCGGCACAACTATTCGATCCTGGAGACCTTCGAGGCGGGCATCGCGTTGATGGGCACGGAGGTCAAGAGCCTGCGCGAAGGTCAGGCGTCGCTGGCCGACGCGTTCGCCACCGTCGACGACGGCGAGATCTGGCTGCGCAACCTGCACATTCCGGAGTATCACCACGGCACCTGGACCAACCATGCCCCGCGGCGCAACCGCAAGCTGCTGCTGCACCGCAGGGAGATCGACAACCTGGTCGGCAAGATCCGCGACGGGAACCTCACCCTGGTGCCGCTGTCGCTGTACTTCACCGGCGGCAAGGTCAAGGTCGAGCTGGCGCTGGCCCGCGGCAAACAGGCTCACGACAAACGCCAGGACATGGCGCGGCGGGACGCCCAACGTGAGGTCACCCGCGAACTGGGGCGCCGCGTCAAGGGCATCACGTCCTGA
- a CDS encoding bifunctional diguanylate cyclase/phosphodiesterase, whose translation MAASPSRIRLPVYIGVALLAVVNAAALWGEEAARRGELVLQTGTALGAAVCGLVVARRMTGLARAWRLLYVAALAAWVLGQISWWSSGAGTAPMIARVAYLSLPVLALGAVILLVRSSGGVTGPPDSPLRYPFITNAFDGVIAGVSFLILAVMGDFGTSSTASLPRSGVPAIEVIFTVAELLLVAWAVVIAMFYQPGRPYRKNYLLLAGGLVTMAASDRVVAYLRSVGVEGGDLWAGIGLIIGPVFIAQAMLETSDSGDSGTGRGVDWAQLILPYLGFLGIAIMFGFHVLIGQQLSSLVVWLTVAMVALVTVRQILVLRAQNLLTQRLYWAQRGLAYQVHHDALTGLPNRILFARRLDEAMAHGDFVLIFVDIDDFKEVNDRFGHAAGDELLCAVGERLKRCVSDGDTLARIGGDEFAILIHGETEQLEVVAERLRIALRDPFPVHGSSLRVRASMGLVRPEADGVPQTSDDLLRQADISMYAGKRLGKDTAVVYQPSSGVMVDFPTLLRSSAGRPPPGFRLVYQPVVRLPEGCPMAVEALARWTAPNGIDISPETFVAVAEAAGLGSDLDALVLDLACQEVRGTGLDLDIHVNIGAARLGNPGFEQQVRAALTRHKIPRNRLVLEITETEPIVDLDRAAAQISRLSELGVKVALDDFGAGFNSLTYLHCLPVQIVKLDRSLVSGGHPARDLALYRSVIRLCRDLGLEVIAEGIETSEQSEMVYRAGGRLAQGHLFGRPVPMADLVDMYVEGRDREFSPAVVRDRTETD comes from the coding sequence GTGGCAGCCAGCCCGTCGCGAATCCGACTTCCGGTCTACATCGGGGTCGCCCTGCTGGCGGTGGTGAACGCCGCAGCGCTGTGGGGCGAGGAGGCTGCCCGCCGAGGCGAGCTCGTACTGCAGACTGGCACCGCGCTGGGCGCCGCGGTATGCGGGCTCGTCGTCGCGCGACGTATGACCGGACTGGCACGGGCCTGGCGGCTGCTCTACGTGGCGGCGCTGGCGGCCTGGGTGCTCGGCCAGATCTCGTGGTGGAGCAGCGGCGCCGGTACCGCGCCGATGATCGCGCGCGTGGCCTATCTGTCGCTGCCGGTGCTCGCACTGGGCGCGGTCATCCTGCTGGTCCGCTCCAGCGGCGGGGTCACCGGGCCCCCGGACAGTCCGCTGCGATATCCGTTCATCACCAACGCCTTCGACGGCGTCATCGCCGGGGTCTCCTTCCTGATCCTGGCGGTGATGGGCGACTTCGGCACCAGCTCAACCGCGTCGCTGCCCCGATCCGGCGTGCCGGCGATCGAGGTCATCTTCACGGTCGCCGAATTGCTGCTGGTGGCGTGGGCGGTGGTGATCGCGATGTTCTACCAGCCTGGTCGCCCGTACCGCAAGAACTATCTGCTGCTGGCCGGCGGCCTGGTGACCATGGCCGCCTCCGACCGGGTGGTCGCCTACCTCCGCTCTGTCGGTGTGGAGGGCGGTGACCTGTGGGCCGGTATCGGGCTGATCATCGGCCCGGTGTTCATCGCACAGGCGATGCTGGAGACCTCGGATTCCGGTGACAGCGGCACCGGCCGTGGCGTCGACTGGGCCCAGCTGATCCTGCCCTACCTGGGATTCCTCGGCATCGCGATCATGTTCGGCTTCCATGTCCTGATCGGGCAGCAGCTGAGCTCCTTGGTGGTGTGGCTGACAGTAGCGATGGTCGCCCTGGTCACCGTCCGGCAGATCCTCGTGTTGCGGGCCCAGAATCTGCTGACCCAACGGCTGTACTGGGCGCAGCGAGGGTTGGCCTATCAGGTCCACCACGACGCGCTGACCGGACTGCCGAACCGGATCCTCTTCGCCCGGCGGCTCGACGAAGCCATGGCACACGGCGATTTCGTGCTGATCTTCGTCGACATCGACGACTTCAAGGAAGTCAACGACCGTTTCGGTCACGCGGCGGGCGACGAACTGCTCTGCGCGGTCGGGGAACGGTTGAAGCGGTGCGTGTCCGACGGAGACACCCTGGCCCGCATCGGCGGCGACGAATTCGCCATCCTGATCCACGGCGAAACGGAGCAGTTAGAGGTCGTGGCGGAGCGGCTGCGGATCGCGCTGCGTGACCCGTTCCCGGTACACGGCTCCTCGCTGCGGGTCAGGGCCAGCATGGGGCTGGTGCGGCCGGAAGCCGACGGAGTGCCGCAGACTTCGGATGATCTGCTGCGGCAGGCGGACATCTCGATGTACGCCGGAAAGCGGCTGGGCAAGGACACCGCCGTGGTCTACCAGCCGTCCTCGGGGGTGATGGTCGACTTCCCGACGCTGCTGCGCAGCAGCGCCGGCCGACCCCCGCCCGGGTTCCGCCTGGTCTATCAGCCGGTGGTGCGGCTACCCGAGGGCTGCCCGATGGCGGTCGAAGCGCTGGCCAGATGGACAGCGCCGAACGGCATCGACATCTCTCCGGAGACGTTCGTCGCAGTGGCCGAAGCTGCCGGACTGGGCTCCGACCTCGACGCCCTGGTGCTCGACCTGGCCTGCCAGGAGGTCAGGGGTACAGGGCTCGACCTGGACATCCACGTCAACATCGGGGCGGCTCGGCTCGGAAACCCCGGCTTCGAGCAGCAGGTGCGTGCGGCGTTGACACGACACAAGATTCCGCGCAACAGGCTGGTGCTGGAGATCACCGAGACCGAGCCGATCGTCGACCTCGACCGGGCGGCTGCGCAGATCAGCCGGCTGAGCGAACTCGGTGTCAAGGTCGCGCTGGACGACTTCGGTGCGGGCTTCAACTCGCTGACCTACCTGCACTGCCTGCCGGTGCAGATCGTCAAGCTCGACCGCAGCTTGGTCTCGGGAGGCCATCCGGCGCGCGATTTGGCGTTGTACCGCTCGGTTATCCGACTGTGTCGCGACCTCGGGCTCGAGGTGATCGCCGAGGGCATCGAGACGTCCGAGCAGTCGGAGATGGTCTACCGCGCCGGCGGCAGGCTGGCTCAAGGACACCTGTTCGGCCGTCCGGTGCCGATGGCGGACCTGGTCGACATGTACGTCGAGGGCCGAGACCGGGAGTTCTCGCCCGCCGTGGTGCGCGACCGCACAGAGACGGATTAA